A single genomic interval of Patescibacteria group bacterium harbors:
- the smpB gene encoding SsrA-binding protein SmpB, whose product MILATNKKAYFNYEILETFEAGIILNGPEVKSAKYGKINLTGGYVSINNQGALELINVHISPYPPAFNVQQNYNPTHTRKLLIKSKEMRTLIGRMKVKGVTLVPLKAYTKGGLVKIECGLARGKKQWDKREAIKERDYKRREQKDLDI is encoded by the coding sequence ATGATTCTCGCTACCAATAAAAAGGCCTATTTCAATTATGAAATTCTGGAAACCTTTGAAGCCGGAATTATTTTGAATGGACCGGAAGTTAAATCCGCAAAATACGGAAAAATAAATTTAACCGGCGGATATGTTTCAATCAATAATCAAGGGGCATTGGAATTAATCAATGTCCATATTTCGCCTTACCCTCCTGCTTTTAATGTCCAACAAAATTATAATCCCACCCATACCCGAAAATTACTGATTAAAAGCAAAGAGATGAGAACTTTAATCGGCAGAATGAAAGTAAAAGGGGTAACGCTTGTTCCTCTCAAAGCTTATACCAAAGGCGGCCTCGTAAAAATAGAATGCGGCTTGGCGAGAGGAAAAAAACAATGGGATAAGCGCGAAGCCATCAAAGAGCGGGATTACAAAAGACGAGAACAAAAAGACCTTGACATTTAA
- the infC gene encoding translation initiation factor IF-3: MKFYRTNKQITALKVRLIDENGVNVGTLETSKALESAREKGLDLMELDPTADPPIAKIVDFSQFKYNLLKKQKKERKLQKSGGVKGIRLSSRIGQHDLELKVEKAKEFIAEGHKVQAELFLRGREKLHADLAEKLIKQFIELLGENIIIEQPLKRQGGRLSALVVKKNI; the protein is encoded by the coding sequence GTGAAATTTTATCGCACAAATAAACAAATAACTGCCCTCAAAGTTCGCCTAATCGATGAAAACGGCGTAAATGTCGGCACTTTAGAAACTTCAAAAGCCCTTGAATCAGCCCGTGAAAAAGGGTTGGATTTAATGGAACTTGATCCGACGGCCGATCCCCCGATTGCCAAGATTGTAGATTTCAGTCAGTTTAAATACAATTTGCTTAAAAAACAAAAGAAAGAAAGAAAATTGCAAAAATCAGGCGGCGTTAAAGGTATCAGATTAAGCTCTCGCATTGGCCAACATGACTTGGAACTTAAAGTTGAAAAAGCCAAAGAATTCATAGCTGAAGGCCATAAGGTTCAAGCAGAATTATTTCTGCGCGGCCGAGAAAAATTACACGCTGATTTGGCTGAAAAATTAATCAAACAATTTATTGAACTTTTAGGAGAAAATATTATAATAGAACAACCACTTAAAAGACAGGGCGGCAGACTTAGCGCCTTAGTCGTTAAAAAAAATATATGA
- a CDS encoding 50S ribosomal protein L35, with amino-acid sequence MKTNKAIVKRFRLTKTGKVVHKTCGQDHFNAREKGSKTKSKRADKSVYKTYAKTVKSYI; translated from the coding sequence ATGAAAACAAATAAAGCAATTGTCAAAAGATTCAGATTAACGAAAACGGGCAAGGTCGTGCATAAAACTTGCGGGCAGGATCATTTTAATGCTCGAGAAAAAGGCAGTAAGACTAAAAGTAAAAGAGCTGATAAGTCTGTTTATAAAACTTACGCCAAAACTGTAAAAAGTTATATTTAA
- the rplT gene encoding 50S ribosomal protein L20, which produces MPRVKRGLAHLKRRKNVLKEAKGFKWGRKNKFKLAKIALWRAGNFAYQGRKVKKRTARSLWLIKINAGCRENGTVYSKFIDGLKKNKIELDRKTLANLACNYPKVFTELVKSIKK; this is translated from the coding sequence ATGCCTAGAGTAAAACGCGGTTTAGCCCATCTTAAAAGAAGAAAAAATGTCCTTAAAGAAGCAAAGGGTTTTAAATGGGGCCGAAAAAATAAATTTAAATTAGCTAAAATCGCTCTTTGGAGAGCCGGTAATTTTGCTTATCAAGGCAGAAAAGTCAAAAAAAGAACAGCTCGATCTTTATGGCTGATCAAAATCAATGCCGGTTGCCGAGAGAATGGAACTGTTTATTCTAAATTTATTGACGGCTTGAAAAAGAATAAAATAGAATTGGACAGAAAAACTTTGGCTAATTTGGCTTGCAATTATCCGAAAGTTTTCACCGAATTGGTTAAATCCATAAAAAAATAA
- a CDS encoding peptidoglycan-binding domain-containing protein produces MNKTSALSILLVLIIAGGLTYYLFTLQTSVDNLQERIYQIETKNQVQQSMDQLKTDIVKEFKKGDENEVIRRLQYILSQYPQIYPEGQVTGVYDDKTVLAVQKFQEKNDLKISGVLDEPTQNKLVETTCTPTSIPEELSQPRDGNENEILLLLNDEGKRFYAQSKAVRDTYPGNHPYKHFLLIGFSVDYMDQEGYFHPPAGRNCFVPNPDLYSDIPSVIPDKFYRYVKDCANKTTIQRQVLDTTGGYMNYIGRDRYQEQCIDDGSFDNYYVESTKKLE; encoded by the coding sequence ATGAACAAAACATCCGCTTTATCTATTCTTTTAGTTTTAATAATAGCAGGAGGTTTAACATATTATTTATTCACACTGCAAACGTCAGTTGACAATCTTCAAGAAAGAATTTACCAAATAGAAACAAAAAATCAAGTTCAACAAAGCATGGATCAATTAAAAACAGACATTGTTAAAGAATTTAAAAAAGGTGATGAAAATGAAGTTATACGTCGCTTGCAATATATTTTAAGCCAATATCCTCAGATTTATCCCGAAGGTCAGGTCACGGGAGTTTATGACGATAAAACTGTTCTGGCAGTTCAAAAATTTCAAGAAAAAAATGATTTAAAAATATCCGGTGTTTTAGACGAACCGACACAAAATAAACTTGTAGAAACAACTTGTACTCCAACCTCTATCCCTGAAGAATTATCTCAACCGCGAGATGGCAATGAAAATGAAATTCTTTTACTTCTCAATGATGAAGGGAAAAGGTTCTATGCCCAGTCAAAGGCTGTCCGCGATACTTATCCGGGAAATCATCCTTATAAACATTTCTTACTTATAGGTTTTTCGGTGGATTATATGGATCAAGAAGGTTATTTTCACCCGCCAGCCGGCAGAAATTGTTTTGTGCCCAATCCTGATTTATATTCTGATATTCCCTCTGTTATCCCCGACAAATTTTATCGATATGTCAAAGATTGCGCAAATAAAACAACCATTCAGCGCCAAGTACTCGACACCACTGGTGGCTATATGAATTATATTGGCCGCGATCGTTATCAAGAACAATGCATTGATGATGGCAGTTTTGACAATTATTACGTAGAAAGCACCAAGAAATTAGAATAA
- the thyX gene encoding FAD-dependent thymidylate synthase, with the protein MKILKSAGNFVILTPKENLKSQLLTIEKAGRTCYQSVAQEITQETAEKFVKMILKLGHESVMEHSLMIVQFNDCSRGLTHELVRHRIMGISQESTRYVDYAKPGAEVDLEKFELKCVVPAHKDENEKVKLADGREMSMAEMLQETEEFYRGLRKAGWLPQDARQILPTAIKSQIVVSANFREWRHIFKMRTARPAHWEIREVMGKLLEEVKMIIPVVFEDFVEAGKDENGLKYFEKISRS; encoded by the coding sequence ATGAAAATACTTAAAAGTGCCGGAAATTTTGTTATTTTAACGCCTAAAGAAAATTTAAAATCGCAGTTGTTAACCATTGAAAAAGCGGGGAGGACTTGTTATCAATCAGTTGCTCAAGAAATAACTCAGGAAACCGCGGAAAAATTCGTTAAAATGATTTTAAAACTCGGGCACGAAAGCGTAATGGAGCACAGTTTGATGATTGTTCAATTTAATGATTGTTCCCGCGGCTTGACTCATGAATTGGTTCGCCATCGTATAATGGGTATTTCTCAAGAATCAACCCGTTATGTGGATTATGCCAAACCGGGCGCGGAAGTGGACTTGGAAAAATTTGAATTAAAATGCGTTGTTCCGGCTCATAAAGATGAAAATGAAAAAGTTAAATTGGCTGACGGCCGAGAAATGTCCATGGCCGAAATGCTTCAAGAAACGGAAGAATTTTATCGAGGATTAAGAAAGGCAGGTTGGTTGCCGCAAGATGCCAGACAAATTCTGCCCACGGCGATTAAATCTCAAATTGTTGTTTCAGCGAATTTTCGTGAATGGCGGCATATTTTTAAAATGAGAACTGCTCGACCGGCTCATTGGGAAATCAGAGAAGTAATGGGTAAATTATTGGAAGAAGTTAAAATGATTATTCCGGTTGTTTTTGAAGATTTTGTGGAAGCCGGTAAAGACGAAAATGGTTTGAAATATTTTGAAAAAATCTCTCGTTCTTAA
- a CDS encoding glycosyltransferase family 1 protein, producing the protein MIIGIDASRANRPQKTGVEWYSYHLIQELKKIPLSQGDKFILYASEELKGDLGIMPAGWKTKILSWPLKYFWTQKRLSWEMLINPPDILFVPAHCLPIFCRAKKIMTIHDLGFKRFPKAYTFGQRIYYSLVHSFAAKYADKIITPSEFTKTEIINLYKTDPNKIIVIPLGYSENYNLIEDKNKIEEILIKYQIKKPYLFFVGRLEKKKNIKGLINAYQQLQILNSKFQILNLVLAGSPGFGYQEAKSQIKSLGEKIRQINYVEPKDLVYLYAGAEAFVFPSFYEGFGIPLLEAMASGCPIVASNQGSLPEVAQDAALYFNPENSLQMIEAIKRIINEQDLRKVLIEKGLERVKEFSWQKCAEKTFKTFKNII; encoded by the coding sequence ATGATTATCGGCATTGATGCTTCGAGGGCAAATCGCCCGCAAAAAACAGGCGTTGAATGGTATTCCTACCATTTGATTCAAGAATTAAAAAAAATCCCTCTGTCTCAGGGGGATAAATTTATTTTATACGCGTCGGAAGAATTAAAAGGAGATTTGGGAATTATGCCGGCCGGCTGGAAAACTAAAATTTTATCTTGGCCCTTGAAATATTTTTGGACTCAGAAGAGATTATCTTGGGAAATGTTGATTAATCCGCCGGATATTTTATTTGTTCCGGCTCATTGTTTGCCTATTTTTTGCCGAGCTAAAAAAATAATGACCATTCACGATCTTGGATTCAAGCGTTTCCCAAAAGCTTATACTTTTGGGCAGAGAATTTATTACTCACTGGTTCATTCTTTTGCCGCCAAATATGCCGATAAAATTATCACTCCGTCGGAATTTACAAAAACGGAAATAATAAATTTATATAAAACAGATCCGAATAAAATAATCGTCATCCCTTTGGGATACAGTGAAAATTATAATTTGATTGAAGATAAAAATAAAATAGAAGAAATTTTGATTAAATATCAGATTAAAAAGCCTTATCTTTTTTTTGTCGGCCGGCTGGAGAAAAAGAAAAATATCAAAGGATTGATTAACGCCTATCAGCAGCTCCAAATTCTAAATTCTAAATTCCAAATTCTAAATTTGGTTTTGGCCGGAAGCCCGGGATTCGGTTATCAAGAAGCGAAATCACAAATTAAATCTTTGGGAGAAAAAATTCGTCAAATTAATTATGTTGAACCGAAAGACTTGGTTTATTTATACGCCGGAGCAGAAGCGTTTGTTTTTCCTTCTTTTTATGAAGGATTCGGTATCCCTTTACTTGAAGCAATGGCCTCCGGTTGTCCGATTGTCGCCTCAAATCAAGGTTCTTTGCCCGAAGTCGCTCAAGACGCAGCTCTGTATTTTAACCCCGAAAATTCATTGCAAATGATTGAAGCGATTAAAAGAATAATTAATGAGCAAGATTTGAGAAAAGTGCTGATAGAAAAAGGGTTAGAAAGGGTAAAAGAATTTTCTTGGCAAAAATGCGCTGAAAAAACTTTTAAAACATTTAAAAATATAATTTAA
- a CDS encoding rod shape-determining protein yields the protein MFSKKIGIDLGTANILVYVQGRGIVTDEPSVVAISTADNSVLAVGDEAKAMIGRTPDSIVAKKPLKDGVIADYKTTEAMLRYFIGKAIGRFRLFRPEVMVAVPGGITSTERRAVIDATMAAGARAAYIIKEPIASAIGANIPIGSASGHMIVDMGGGTTESAVISLGGIVASTSIRVAGNKLDAAIMVFIRKKYNLAIGERTAEDIKIRIGSALPLEKKLKMDIKGRDMITGLPKIITIDSDDITEAIQDELNAIVSAIKSVLYETPPELAADIMEKGMVLSGGTALIRNLDKLFTQVTGVPAYVAEEPLLCVARGTGIALENLDSYKKSLMAMK from the coding sequence ATGTTTTCTAAAAAAATTGGTATAGATTTAGGGACGGCCAATATCTTGGTTTATGTGCAAGGGCGAGGAATTGTTACCGATGAACCTTCGGTGGTGGCAATTTCTACGGCAGATAATAGCGTCTTGGCTGTTGGCGATGAAGCCAAGGCCATGATCGGACGAACCCCTGATTCAATTGTGGCAAAAAAACCATTGAAAGATGGCGTTATTGCGGATTACAAAACAACTGAAGCCATGTTAAGATATTTTATCGGTAAAGCGATCGGACGTTTTCGTCTTTTCAGACCGGAAGTTATGGTGGCAGTGCCGGGTGGCATTACTTCAACTGAAAGAAGAGCAGTAATTGATGCGACGATGGCGGCCGGAGCTCGAGCGGCTTATATTATTAAAGAACCGATTGCTTCGGCTATTGGCGCGAATATTCCCATTGGTTCGGCTTCGGGACATATGATTGTTGATATGGGTGGAGGAACAACCGAATCAGCGGTTATATCTTTGGGCGGAATTGTTGCTTCAACTTCCATCAGGGTGGCTGGAAATAAATTAGATGCGGCGATTATGGTTTTCATCCGAAAAAAATATAATTTGGCGATTGGTGAAAGAACGGCCGAAGATATTAAAATCAGAATCGGTTCGGCCTTGCCGTTAGAAAAAAAATTGAAAATGGATATTAAGGGCAGAGACATGATTACCGGTTTACCTAAAATTATTACCATTGATTCTGATGATATAACAGAAGCCATTCAAGATGAACTTAATGCTATTGTTTCGGCGATAAAATCCGTGCTTTATGAAACTCCGCCCGAATTGGCGGCTGATATTATGGAAAAAGGCATGGTTTTATCCGGAGGTACGGCTTTAATCAGAAATTTAGATAAACTTTTCACTCAAGTTACCGGCGTGCCGGCTTATGTAGCCGAAGAACCGTTACTTTGCGTAGCTCGAGGAACAGGTATAGCTTTGGAAAATTTGGATTCTTATAAAAAGAGTCTTATGGCAATGAAATAA
- a CDS encoding AI-2E family transporter — MFENQNNSSSKNTNVFSIDFLSVVKVVLVLLGFWFLYFIRDIIFMVLIAVFLAVIINPTVNFFERKKLPRWLGALIVYLFILLILTGISFAVWPTIVEQGKIFIDQIPNVFQSIVVKIPAGVQEQFLKLGNQWLNQKVLGDTNMFSLLGNTIGQIVSLFMVLIISFYLSIQKHTFYNYLNLIIPIKYRHFFEHFMRLSQKEVSGWAIGQFLICLIIGILTYIGLFFLKVKFALILAIITGFGEMIPFIGFALGAIPAVIIAFVQSPLLGLLVIILYIIIQEIGHLIISPNIMYKVVGLNPALALIVLLIGGRLAGPIGMLISVPIATVISILIRDYFKEKREVELEEKNLKA; from the coding sequence ATGTTTGAAAATCAAAATAATTCAAGTTCAAAAAATACAAATGTTTTTAGTATAGATTTTTTATCAGTTGTTAAAGTTGTTTTAGTTCTTTTGGGTTTTTGGTTTTTGTATTTTATCCGCGACATTATTTTTATGGTTTTAATCGCGGTTTTTTTGGCCGTGATTATTAACCCCACGGTTAATTTTTTTGAAAGAAAAAAATTACCCCGTTGGCTGGGAGCATTAATTGTCTACTTGTTTATTCTATTGATTTTAACCGGTATCAGTTTTGCCGTTTGGCCGACTATTGTAGAACAAGGGAAAATTTTTATTGATCAAATTCCGAATGTTTTTCAATCAATTGTAGTAAAAATACCAGCAGGTGTCCAAGAACAATTTTTAAAATTAGGAAATCAATGGTTAAATCAGAAAGTTCTGGGAGACACAAATATGTTTTCTTTATTGGGAAATACTATTGGTCAGATTGTTTCCTTATTCATGGTTCTAATAATATCTTTTTATTTGTCTATTCAGAAACACACTTTCTATAATTATTTGAATTTAATAATTCCGATAAAATATCGCCATTTTTTTGAGCATTTTATGAGATTATCCCAGAAAGAAGTCAGCGGATGGGCGATAGGTCAATTCTTAATTTGCTTGATTATAGGTATTCTAACTTATATCGGCTTATTCTTTTTAAAAGTTAAATTCGCTTTAATTTTAGCCATTATTACCGGCTTCGGAGAGATGATTCCATTTATAGGTTTTGCTTTAGGAGCTATTCCGGCGGTAATTATCGCTTTTGTTCAATCACCGCTTTTAGGTTTATTGGTGATAATTCTCTATATTATTATTCAAGAAATTGGGCATCTTATAATTTCTCCAAATATAATGTATAAAGTTGTCGGACTTAATCCGGCCTTGGCTTTGATCGTTTTATTAATTGGCGGAAGATTGGCCGGCCCGATCGGAATGTTAATTTCTGTTCCGATTGCCACAGTTATCAGTATTTTGATCCGTGATTATTTTAAAGAAAAAAGAGAAGTTGAACTTGAGGAAAAAAATTTAAAAGCGTAA